The Planctomycetota bacterium genome includes a window with the following:
- a CDS encoding alkaline phosphatase family protein: protein MPSTATTEHASGCTRTVVINVVGLSARHIGAHTPRLKELARSLGGTRPLRPDFPAVTCVSQASMLTGLSPRDHGVVANGWYDREQGEARLWRQSNALMHGEKVWEAAKARNAKCTTANLFWWFNMNSTCDWSVTPRPIYTHDGRKIPDVSTEPPQLRESLQQAFGRFPLFDFWGPRAGIRSSDWIAQAALRVMRDHDPALTLIYLPHLDYVLQREGPQAPSLNKELREVDRIVGALLDACAERKARPIVLSEYGIEAATQQVHPNRALRQAGLVEVRDELGRDMLEPMSSPAFALCDHQVAHVYVRNAKYIPEAAKVLASLEGVERVLDRKAQAELSLDHSRGGDLVLVAKPGAWFAYPWWLDDARAPDFARCVDIHKKPGFDPCELLVDPEISLPALRVAKFKLARALGFRSSLRLTPLDASLVKGTHGRAQVAQGLEPVVLAENALMPESDFISCRDISGLILRHLFETRA, encoded by the coding sequence ATGCCCTCGACTGCGACCACTGAACACGCTTCCGGCTGCACGCGCACGGTCGTCATCAATGTCGTCGGGCTTTCGGCGCGGCACATCGGCGCCCACACCCCGCGGCTGAAGGAATTGGCGAGGTCGCTCGGCGGGACGCGGCCGCTGCGTCCGGACTTTCCCGCGGTCACTTGTGTCTCGCAGGCGAGCATGCTCACCGGCCTTTCGCCGCGCGATCATGGCGTGGTCGCCAACGGCTGGTACGACCGCGAGCAGGGCGAAGCGCGCCTGTGGCGGCAATCCAACGCGCTGATGCATGGCGAGAAGGTGTGGGAGGCGGCCAAGGCTCGCAACGCCAAGTGCACCACCGCCAATCTCTTCTGGTGGTTCAATATGAATTCCACCTGCGACTGGTCGGTCACGCCGCGGCCGATCTACACGCATGATGGGCGGAAGATTCCCGATGTGTCCACAGAGCCGCCGCAGCTTCGGGAGTCGCTGCAACAGGCTTTCGGCCGCTTTCCGCTCTTCGATTTCTGGGGACCGCGGGCCGGCATCCGCTCCAGCGACTGGATCGCGCAGGCGGCGTTGCGGGTGATGCGCGACCACGATCCCGCGCTCACGCTGATCTATCTGCCGCATCTGGACTATGTGCTGCAGCGCGAGGGGCCGCAGGCGCCTTCGCTGAACAAGGAGCTGCGCGAGGTCGATCGGATCGTCGGCGCGCTGCTGGATGCTTGCGCGGAGCGCAAGGCGCGGCCGATCGTCTTGAGTGAATATGGAATCGAGGCGGCGACGCAGCAGGTCCATCCCAATCGGGCGCTGCGGCAGGCTGGACTGGTGGAGGTGCGCGACGAGCTGGGCCGGGACATGCTCGAGCCGATGTCCTCTCCCGCGTTCGCCTTGTGCGACCATCAGGTTGCGCATGTCTATGTGCGGAATGCGAAGTACATTCCCGAGGCGGCGAAGGTGCTCGCTTCGCTTGAAGGAGTGGAGAGGGTGCTCGATCGAAAGGCGCAGGCTGAACTGAGTCTTGACCACTCGCGCGGCGGCGACTTGGTGCTGGTCGCCAAACCCGGCGCCTGGTTCGCCTATCCGTGGTGGCTTGATGATGCGCGTGCGCCGGACTTCGCCCGCTGCGTCGACATCCACAAGAAGCCCGGCTTCGACCCCTGCGAGTTGCTCGTCGATCCGGAGATCTCGCTCCCGGCGCTGCGCGTGGCGAAATTCAAACTGGCTCGTGCCTTGGGCTTTCGCTCGTCGCTGCGGCTCACGCCGCTGGATGCGTCGCTGGTCAAGGGCACCCACGGACGCGCGCAGGTTGCTCAGGGGCTCGAACCGGTTGTGCTCGCGGAAAATGCCCTGATGCCCGAATCCGATTTCATTTCGTGCCGGGACATTTCCGGCCTAATCTTGCGGCATCTCTTTGAGACGCGCGCGTGA
- the eboE gene encoding metabolite traffic protein EboE, whose product MTPIGYCANVHPGRNLEQLRESLTGAMARIAARLGQHTLPVSLWLSAETIRELAEEPRRAAHLRDEARDLGLSFVAINAFPYGNFHASRVKRAVYEPDWTDGRRAHYTLAVAELLPSLVAEGAERVSISTLPLGWRSTFSARGSGASVGIASAALEQIAARLHAIEKSTGLHITLDLEPEPGCAIQTSEELVGFFAHCLPTTTKSSAPLRRHIGACVDVCHGAVMGEPPYEFFERCAKAGVTINRVQLSSAIKGSRSEHDLAALAQFDEPRYLHQVATGFGAARRLWEDIPNFLADAPVEMSAAPGAATEEWRCHWHVPIHHAMINGLETTSAAIAGTLEAAARLAEAPLIEVETYAWTQLPHEAGDSVEEKLEEGIVQEIRYAQACAVNIAEPRESMHG is encoded by the coding sequence ATGACGCCGATCGGCTACTGCGCCAACGTTCATCCCGGCCGCAACCTTGAGCAGTTGCGCGAGTCCCTCACGGGAGCGATGGCCCGCATCGCCGCACGATTGGGTCAGCACACGCTTCCCGTGTCGCTCTGGCTTTCGGCCGAGACCATTCGCGAGCTCGCGGAGGAGCCGCGCCGGGCCGCCCATCTGCGCGACGAGGCCCGCGACCTCGGCCTTTCGTTCGTCGCCATCAACGCCTTTCCCTACGGCAATTTCCACGCCAGCCGCGTGAAGCGCGCGGTCTACGAGCCCGACTGGACCGACGGCCGCCGCGCCCACTACACCTTGGCGGTCGCGGAACTTCTGCCTTCGCTGGTGGCCGAGGGCGCCGAGCGCGTCAGCATCAGCACCCTGCCGCTGGGGTGGCGCTCGACTTTTTCCGCGCGCGGCAGCGGCGCCTCGGTGGGCATCGCCTCCGCGGCGCTGGAGCAGATCGCCGCGCGACTTCACGCCATCGAGAAGAGCACCGGGCTCCACATCACGCTTGACCTCGAGCCGGAGCCGGGCTGCGCCATCCAGACCAGCGAGGAGCTCGTCGGATTCTTTGCCCACTGCCTTCCGACCACCACGAAATCATCCGCGCCGCTGCGCCGACACATCGGGGCGTGCGTGGACGTCTGCCATGGCGCGGTCATGGGCGAGCCCCCCTACGAATTCTTCGAGCGCTGCGCCAAGGCCGGCGTCACCATCAATCGCGTCCAGCTCTCGAGCGCCATCAAGGGATCGCGCTCGGAGCATGACCTCGCCGCGCTGGCCCAGTTCGACGAGCCGCGCTATCTGCACCAGGTCGCGACCGGGTTCGGCGCCGCGCGGCGTCTCTGGGAGGACATCCCGAATTTCCTCGCCGACGCGCCCGTCGAGATGAGCGCCGCCCCGGGCGCCGCCACCGAGGAGTGGCGCTGCCACTGGCACGTGCCCATCCACCACGCCATGATCAACGGGCTTGAGACCACCTCGGCTGCGATCGCCGGAACACTGGAGGCGGCCGCGCGGCTTGCCGAAGCGCCGCTGATCGAGGTCGAAACCTACGCCTGGACCCAGCTTCCCCATGAGGCCGGCGACTCCGTCGAGGAAAAACTTGAGGAGGGAATCGTGCAGGAAATCCGATACGCTCAGGCCTGTGCGGTGAACATCGCCGAGCCGCGGGAATCCATGCATGGTTGA
- a CDS encoding UbiA family prenyltransferase, protein MSDKATPSLALAAEGRNSIGAFLKLFRISNVPTVVTNSLVGASIAAAMEPGTFPNLAHLAAVTLGVLMIYIAGMAINDYLDQVVDARERPDRPIPSAQISSNTALFIGVGLLAMGMFACTLMLPVMVPWVLLLGSAVLAYNMLHLAKFSGPLLMGVCRGLVPVITAIALAPNQSPDWTILVFFAMPLGLATGGISLAARNEMSRNDGRPAWRRNLRTMGATAFIAVAAVAPLGAIAMRVLPPMDTFMAATYLVSLALTGFAIYRGLVRIVRPKATHAGVMHWIAALSLMDAANLCILNQPGLAYAAIGCFILTTLMQRRIAGS, encoded by the coding sequence ATGAGCGACAAAGCGACTCCATCCCTTGCCTTGGCCGCCGAAGGCCGCAACAGCATCGGGGCGTTTCTCAAGCTGTTCCGGATCTCCAATGTCCCCACCGTCGTCACCAACTCGCTGGTGGGCGCCTCGATCGCGGCGGCCATGGAACCGGGCACTTTTCCAAACCTCGCGCACCTGGCCGCGGTGACGCTTGGCGTGCTGATGATCTACATCGCCGGCATGGCGATCAACGACTACCTCGACCAGGTCGTCGACGCGCGCGAGCGACCCGACCGGCCGATCCCCTCCGCGCAGATCTCCTCCAACACCGCGCTCTTCATCGGCGTCGGGCTGCTGGCGATGGGCATGTTCGCCTGCACGCTGATGCTGCCGGTGATGGTGCCGTGGGTTCTGCTCCTGGGCAGCGCCGTGCTGGCCTACAACATGCTGCACCTGGCGAAGTTCTCCGGGCCGCTGCTCATGGGCGTCTGCCGGGGGCTGGTGCCGGTCATCACGGCGATCGCGCTTGCGCCCAACCAGTCGCCCGACTGGACCATCCTGGTGTTCTTCGCAATGCCGCTCGGGCTGGCGACCGGTGGCATCTCGCTGGCGGCGCGCAATGAAATGTCGCGAAACGACGGAAGGCCCGCGTGGCGGCGGAACCTTCGCACCATGGGCGCCACCGCTTTCATCGCAGTGGCCGCGGTCGCTCCGCTCGGGGCCATCGCCATGCGCGTCCTGCCGCCGATGGACACCTTCATGGCCGCCACCTATCTGGTGTCGCTGGCACTGACCGGCTTCGCGATCTACCGCGGCCTGGTCCGCATCGTCCGTCCCAAGGCGACGCACGCCGGAGTGATGCACTGGATTGCGGCGCTCTCATTGATGGACGCCGCCAACCTCTGCATCCTCAACCAGCCCGGACTGGCCTACGCGGCGATCGGCTGCTTCATCCTCACCACGCTGATGCAGCGCCGCATCGCGGGCAGTTGA